The following are encoded in a window of Microvirga ossetica genomic DNA:
- a CDS encoding LysR substrate-binding domain-containing protein, with product MAARRLPPLNALRAFEAAARRRSISRAAEELGVTHGAVSHQIRTLEAFVGTDLLERAGNRFKLTVAGEQLLPPLSSGFDLLATAVISLDRPSVRGDVTVSAPPALTCLWLVKTVGDLLKQYPDLRLHLRPSNSPKEVIASDVDLCIRYGDGIWPGRRSERLTDTDLFPVCRPDLFASGDIRELADTPLLCAANGHEWDLWLATVPQGSIITGGRHYLGNHLAMIEAAVGGLGLAMGDNVTCQRYLESGILVRPFAESVQAPASFFLIDAGDHERRPAVTAVRQWILESFNRETVLAA from the coding sequence ATGGCAGCACGCCGGCTTCCTCCTCTCAATGCTCTGCGGGCCTTTGAGGCAGCGGCTCGCCGCCGCTCGATCTCCCGTGCCGCGGAGGAGCTTGGGGTGACGCACGGAGCGGTCAGCCACCAGATCCGGACGCTGGAAGCTTTTGTCGGCACCGATCTCCTGGAGCGGGCGGGCAACCGCTTCAAGCTGACGGTGGCAGGAGAGCAACTCCTGCCCCCCCTGAGTTCCGGGTTCGATCTTCTGGCGACGGCCGTCATCAGCTTGGATCGACCGAGTGTCCGGGGCGACGTCACGGTGAGCGCGCCTCCGGCCCTGACATGCTTATGGCTGGTGAAGACAGTCGGCGACCTGTTGAAGCAGTACCCGGACCTGCGGTTACACCTGCGTCCTTCAAACAGTCCGAAGGAGGTCATCGCCTCCGATGTCGATCTGTGCATTCGCTATGGCGATGGAATTTGGCCTGGTCGACGCAGCGAGCGGTTGACTGACACCGATCTTTTCCCGGTTTGCCGGCCGGATCTTTTCGCAAGTGGTGACATCCGTGAGCTGGCCGACACGCCCCTGCTATGTGCCGCGAACGGTCACGAGTGGGATCTCTGGCTGGCGACGGTCCCACAGGGAAGCATCATCACCGGAGGACGCCATTATCTCGGAAATCATCTGGCGATGATCGAGGCGGCTGTCGGCGGCCTTGGTCTCGCCATGGGAGACAACGTGACCTGCCAACGCTATTTGGAATCGGGGATTCTTGTTCGACCGTTCGCTGAGAGTGTCCAGGCGCCCGCCTCATTTTTCCTGATCGATGCCGGCGATCACGAGCGGCGTCCGGCCGTGACAGCGGTTCGGCAATGGATCCTCGAAAGCTTCAATCGGGAAACCGTGCTAGCCGCCTGA
- a CDS encoding transporter substrate-binding domain-containing protein, which translates to MKRLQLLGIAALGLLAATGSTFAQAKKWETVKIATEGAYAPWNFTGPGGKLEGFEIDLIGELCPRMKVKCEIVAQDWDGIIPALNAGKYDAIMAGMQITDKRLETINFSRPYARTPGAFLVPKDSPLAKVPSDKVFDIGADTAAAQKAADEIKPLLKGKVVGVQGSTTLATLMERLFQGVEIREYKTTEQHDLDLAAGRVDAVAAATTALDITLSKPGFETFVIAGPGFTGGFMGRGVAAGLRKADQDLKVMFDDAIASALADGTISRLSQKWFKRDLAAK; encoded by the coding sequence GTGAAGCGTCTTCAACTACTCGGCATTGCGGCTCTGGGGCTTCTTGCGGCCACAGGCAGCACCTTCGCACAGGCAAAGAAATGGGAAACCGTGAAGATCGCCACGGAAGGCGCCTATGCTCCGTGGAACTTCACCGGCCCCGGCGGCAAGCTCGAAGGCTTCGAGATCGATCTCATCGGCGAGCTCTGCCCGCGGATGAAGGTGAAGTGCGAGATCGTGGCCCAGGACTGGGATGGCATCATTCCGGCGCTCAATGCCGGCAAGTATGACGCCATCATGGCCGGAATGCAGATCACCGATAAGCGGCTGGAAACCATCAATTTCTCGCGGCCGTATGCCCGCACCCCTGGCGCCTTCCTTGTTCCCAAGGACTCCCCCCTGGCAAAGGTGCCGAGCGACAAGGTCTTCGATATCGGCGCGGACACTGCAGCCGCCCAGAAGGCCGCTGACGAGATCAAGCCGCTGCTCAAGGGCAAGGTCGTGGGCGTCCAGGGCTCGACCACCCTTGCAACCCTGATGGAGCGCCTGTTCCAGGGCGTGGAAATCCGCGAGTACAAGACCACAGAGCAGCATGATCTCGATCTCGCGGCTGGGCGCGTCGATGCCGTGGCCGCCGCCACGACCGCCCTCGACATCACCCTGAGCAAGCCGGGCTTCGAGACCTTCGTCATTGCTGGTCCCGGCTTTACCGGTGGCTTCATGGGGCGGGGTGTCGCGGCGGGCTTACGCAAGGCTGACCAAGACCTGAAAGTCATGTTCGACGATGCAATCGCATCGGCCCTGGCCGACGGCACGATCTCACGGCTGTCCCAGAAGTGGTTCAAGCGCGACCTCGCCGCAAAGTAA
- a CDS encoding M81 family metallopeptidase encodes MSFRVLSAQIMHESNSFSVRLTSLDRFADLILLHGDEALGALDGTNTEVAGFLDVAREKNWELVHVLSAHANPAGCVTEEAFEEIVKVVEDAARREREGLDGILIAFHGAMVTTHSGDGEGEILERLRAIVGRDIPIAATLDLHANVTRRMCELADILVSYKTYPHIDMRVAGRHAGELLHRTMAREIKPHTLFVRPPMLEDANGGRTDVGPLVAVMERARAYESAPNVLAVSVNGAFPYADIDEIGPTITVTYSGDPEPHRLFAEEMAKAMWDMRHDLVNRFLSPEEAVASALAGDDRPVVIADYADNPGAGGYGDGTNLLRALIAADADACFCPIVDPETASQLQSRRPGETVSIRLGGKVNSSFGGEPLELTGTLLSMFDGSYTCDGPMYAGVRMSFGPTAVVAVGRVQVVVVTEPHQCHDLQQFLAFGIDPRAKRIVAVKSMQHFRAAFEPIASRVVVCDSGALASPDLTKFTFTRVPSPMYPLDPNTPYNSEVFIRSRSSDEPVTVERRA; translated from the coding sequence ATGTCCTTTCGCGTTCTCTCGGCACAGATCATGCACGAGTCGAATTCCTTCAGCGTGCGCCTGACATCCCTGGACCGCTTCGCCGACTTGATCCTGCTCCACGGTGACGAGGCCTTAGGGGCGCTCGATGGGACGAATACCGAGGTCGCGGGCTTCCTTGATGTTGCACGCGAGAAGAACTGGGAACTGGTTCATGTCCTCAGTGCCCATGCTAATCCAGCAGGCTGCGTCACCGAGGAGGCTTTCGAGGAGATCGTGAAGGTCGTCGAGGACGCCGCCCGCCGGGAGCGGGAAGGGCTCGACGGGATTCTGATCGCCTTCCATGGCGCCATGGTCACAACCCATTCGGGCGATGGTGAAGGAGAAATTCTCGAACGCCTCCGCGCGATTGTCGGTCGCGATATTCCGATCGCCGCGACGTTGGATCTGCATGCCAATGTCACCAGGCGCATGTGCGAACTGGCTGACATTCTCGTGTCCTATAAGACTTATCCGCATATCGACATGCGCGTGGCTGGCCGGCATGCGGGCGAGTTGCTGCATCGAACCATGGCTCGCGAAATCAAGCCGCACACCCTCTTCGTGCGCCCGCCCATGCTGGAGGACGCTAATGGCGGCCGGACGGATGTTGGGCCGCTTGTCGCTGTGATGGAGCGGGCACGGGCGTATGAAAGCGCGCCCAACGTTCTCGCAGTGAGCGTCAACGGCGCTTTTCCTTATGCCGATATCGATGAGATCGGCCCAACCATCACGGTGACATATTCCGGGGATCCGGAGCCCCACCGACTCTTCGCCGAAGAGATGGCCAAGGCCATGTGGGATATGCGCCATGATCTCGTTAACCGCTTCCTGTCTCCTGAGGAGGCGGTGGCTTCCGCGCTTGCGGGCGATGACCGGCCTGTGGTCATTGCGGATTATGCCGACAATCCCGGAGCTGGCGGGTACGGTGATGGAACGAACCTGCTTCGCGCCTTGATTGCGGCAGACGCAGACGCCTGCTTCTGCCCGATCGTGGACCCCGAGACTGCCTCGCAGCTGCAGAGCCGGAGGCCCGGTGAAACGGTATCGATTCGCCTTGGTGGCAAAGTGAACTCATCGTTTGGCGGTGAGCCTCTGGAACTCACCGGCACCTTGTTAAGCATGTTCGATGGCAGCTACACTTGTGATGGACCGATGTATGCGGGTGTCCGCATGTCCTTTGGCCCTACGGCAGTGGTTGCGGTTGGGCGTGTTCAAGTCGTCGTCGTCACCGAGCCTCACCAGTGTCATGACCTGCAGCAATTCCTCGCATTTGGTATTGACCCTCGCGCCAAGAGGATCGTCGCTGTCAAATCCATGCAACATTTCCGGGCCGCGTTCGAGCCGATCGCAAGTCGTGTTGTGGTGTGCGACAGCGGTGCGCTGGCCTCTCCGGATCTGACGAAGTTCACCTTTACCCGCGTGCCGAGTCCGATGTATCCGCTCGACCCTAATACCCCGTACAATTCCGAAGTCTTCATTCGTTCCCGGTCCTCTGACGAACCTGTCACAGTGGAGAGGCGAGCATGA
- a CDS encoding ornithine cyclodeaminase family protein, translating to MTQPSPAWLDATAVEGRMKRVDAVAAMRDLFEAYGQGRVTQPAQVLTLLPDSRGDFITYSGILVEDGVFWVKVSPYVVSPSGGKVTATTMLVSLETGQPLLFCDSLALTTERTAATTALAVDLLARSDAANLAIIGSGPIALAHLRHVMPLRSWRGIRIHSRNISAKKETLEARVGKLWPVPEIVDDCSLAVADADVVLLCTSSGTPVLSMDHIRPGMLVTSISTNVARAHEIPPDALARMNVYCDDRSTTPLIAGEMVLASENGWSRDDIRGDLGELACGKAQAPSPDHPSFFRSMGLGIEDVKMALEIHRLNSQP from the coding sequence ATGACACAGCCCTCCCCTGCTTGGCTCGATGCCACTGCCGTCGAGGGCCGGATGAAGCGTGTTGACGCCGTCGCGGCGATGCGCGACCTCTTCGAGGCGTACGGACAAGGCCGTGTGACCCAGCCCGCGCAGGTTCTCACCCTGCTACCCGACAGCCGGGGCGACTTCATTACCTACTCGGGTATTCTGGTAGAGGACGGTGTCTTCTGGGTCAAGGTTTCGCCCTACGTGGTCTCCCCGTCTGGTGGCAAGGTCACGGCCACGACGATGCTGGTGAGCCTTGAGACGGGACAACCTTTGCTGTTCTGCGACTCGCTGGCGCTGACGACAGAGCGAACCGCCGCAACAACGGCTTTGGCGGTCGACCTCCTCGCTCGATCTGATGCGGCCAATCTGGCAATCATCGGCAGCGGTCCTATTGCCCTGGCTCACCTGCGTCACGTCATGCCGCTTCGATCGTGGCGCGGGATCCGCATTCATTCACGCAATATCTCCGCCAAAAAGGAGACCCTTGAGGCGCGCGTTGGTAAACTCTGGCCGGTTCCCGAGATCGTTGACGATTGCTCTCTCGCGGTGGCGGATGCCGATGTGGTGCTGCTTTGTACATCCTCCGGCACCCCTGTTTTATCCATGGACCATATCAGGCCCGGGATGCTTGTGACCTCGATCAGCACGAATGTTGCACGAGCCCACGAAATCCCGCCGGATGCCCTGGCGCGAATGAATGTCTATTGCGATGATCGGTCGACGACCCCGCTCATCGCCGGTGAGATGGTCCTGGCATCGGAGAATGGATGGTCTCGCGACGACATCCGCGGTGATCTGGGTGAACTTGCGTGCGGCAAGGCGCAGGCTCCCTCCCCCGATCACCCCAGCTTCTTTCGGTCCATGGGCCTTGGGATTGAGGACGTGAAGATGGCCCTCGAGATCCACCGCTTGAACTCGCAACCTTAA
- a CDS encoding NAD(P)/FAD-dependent oxidoreductase, with product MTNPHSEVRADVIVLGAGIVGVSTALHLQMRGRDVVLIDRRGAGEETSHGNAGLIERSSVIPYGFPRDLRTVLLYALNLSADVRSDWRFLPRIAPWLWQFWRESTPKSLKKAAADMLPLIEQSVAEHELLMAEAGLLGQLRRTGWIEAFRSLKSLDQAAKNAAALETYGLHFDILDGKTLRQREPHTSETLIGGIHWRDPATVPDPGGLVKGYAALFLRRGGRFVQGEARTLQQDGIEWTVRSQDGLIRAREAVVALGPWSDTVLRPLGYRVPLAVKRGYHVHFRAKAGSILHHPIVDVDGGFLLAPMTRGIRLTTGVEFAHRDSAPTPLQLDRTEPLAREIFPLEERTDPQPWMGARPCLPDMRPVIGAAPRHTGLWCAFGHNHHGLTLGPVTGRLLAEMMTGRETFTDPRPYSIARFTP from the coding sequence ATGACAAACCCGCATTCTGAAGTTCGTGCCGATGTTATCGTGCTCGGAGCCGGCATTGTGGGCGTCTCCACTGCTTTGCATCTTCAGATGCGAGGCCGTGACGTCGTCCTGATAGATCGACGCGGCGCGGGCGAGGAAACGAGCCACGGCAATGCGGGGCTGATCGAACGGTCGAGCGTCATTCCCTATGGGTTCCCCCGTGATCTCAGGACCGTTCTTCTCTACGCCTTGAACCTCTCCGCCGACGTGCGTTCCGACTGGCGCTTCCTGCCGCGGATTGCCCCTTGGCTCTGGCAGTTCTGGCGCGAATCCACACCCAAATCGTTGAAAAAGGCAGCGGCCGACATGCTGCCTCTCATCGAGCAGTCAGTCGCAGAGCATGAACTCCTCATGGCTGAAGCCGGGCTTCTGGGGCAACTGCGCCGGACAGGCTGGATCGAGGCATTTCGCAGCCTGAAGTCTCTCGATCAAGCAGCGAAGAATGCGGCGGCTCTCGAGACCTATGGGTTGCATTTCGATATCCTAGACGGCAAGACCCTTCGTCAGCGCGAGCCTCACACGTCCGAGACTCTCATTGGCGGAATTCATTGGCGGGATCCGGCGACAGTTCCTGACCCTGGCGGTCTCGTCAAAGGATATGCTGCCCTGTTCCTGCGACGTGGCGGCCGTTTCGTTCAAGGTGAGGCCCGCACGCTCCAGCAGGATGGCATCGAATGGACGGTCCGCAGCCAGGATGGCTTGATTCGCGCCCGCGAGGCTGTGGTCGCTCTCGGACCGTGGTCCGATACTGTCCTTCGCCCCCTCGGCTACCGCGTTCCGCTGGCCGTCAAGCGCGGGTATCACGTGCATTTCAGGGCTAAAGCCGGGTCTATCCTTCACCATCCTATTGTCGATGTGGACGGTGGCTTCCTGCTGGCACCGATGACGCGCGGTATCCGCCTCACGACGGGGGTCGAGTTTGCCCATCGAGACTCCGCTCCAACTCCACTGCAGTTGGACCGAACGGAGCCCTTAGCACGTGAGATTTTCCCTCTTGAGGAGCGGACTGATCCGCAACCGTGGATGGGTGCCCGGCCTTGCCTGCCCGATATGCGCCCCGTTATTGGGGCGGCTCCAAGGCATACAGGGCTATGGTGCGCCTTTGGCCACAATCATCATGGCCTGACCCTAGGGCCCGTTACGGGACGTTTGCTGGCCGAGATGATGACCGGCCGGGAGACTTTCACTGACCCAAGGCCCTATTCGATAGCGCGGTTCACGCCGTGA
- a CDS encoding 3'-5' exonuclease, with protein sequence MKPEDRYVVIDVETAQSYDHIIEIAAVEVVGRTISPHSFVRRVKPRSAMSPFCYAVHRISLADLEEEPYFEQVVHDLMDFVGANTIIAHNYAYEYNTLKREFERAARPTYPRERFFCTMALAKQSGLPGKLRQACAQAGISIAHLRAEHDALNDALLAAHLFLKLSPAEMR encoded by the coding sequence ATGAAGCCAGAAGACAGGTACGTTGTCATCGACGTCGAAACTGCGCAATCCTACGATCATATCATCGAAATTGCCGCTGTTGAGGTCGTCGGCAGGACAATCTCCCCTCACTCGTTTGTGCGACGCGTCAAGCCCCGCTCAGCCATGAGCCCTTTCTGCTACGCGGTGCATCGCATTTCGTTGGCCGACTTGGAGGAAGAACCGTACTTTGAGCAGGTCGTTCATGATCTGATGGACTTCGTGGGTGCTAACACGATTATTGCTCACAACTATGCTTACGAGTACAATACACTCAAACGAGAGTTCGAGCGCGCAGCACGGCCGACTTATCCAAGAGAGCGCTTCTTTTGCACCATGGCTCTGGCTAAGCAATCCGGTCTTCCGGGCAAACTCCGTCAGGCGTGCGCGCAAGCTGGCATCAGCATTGCCCACCTGCGGGCCGAGCACGATGCCTTGAACGATGCGCTGTTGGCAGCCCATCTGTTCTTGAAGCTTAGTCCGGCCGAGATGCGCTAG
- a CDS encoding IS1182 family transposase — MSLHPEPIGEIPAETVRVARAAFPKGNIVARLRDEFSILYQDEDFRRFYPSRGQPALAPWRLALITIFQFLEHLSDRQAADAVRARIDWKYALGLELTDPGFHFSVLTEFRARLVAGQAEHLLLDTMLERFKARGLIKARGKQRTDSTHVLGAVHDLHLLELVAETLRATLDDLAAVVPDWIRVIAQPAWFERYAHRIEDYRLPKSREKREALSLEIGTDGFFLLDALDDASAPAAARAVPMVQTLRDVWRVHYARDDGRPRWRAGAELPPVGERLQSPYDPEMHYCTKRQMEWSGYKVHVTETCDDDAAHLITHVKTCPAMEQDMTSTAEIHACLAAKGLLPSEHYVDSAYIDAALLVSSRRDHGISLEGPVRGVSSWQARTGQGYDLPNFVIDWEREQVTCPQGKVSVTWRVARREDGSPRINAVFSRSDCGACVVRALCTPAKEARRAVYFHTRQEYEALNAARSRMHDPTWKERYHIRAGVEGTLSQGVRVFGMRRSRYIGLLKTGLQEVCSAAAMNVLRVVHWLDGWPRTKTRVTRFAALAPAL; from the coding sequence ATGAGCCTTCATCCCGAGCCGATTGGTGAGATCCCGGCCGAGACCGTGCGAGTTGCCCGGGCAGCTTTCCCTAAGGGCAACATTGTGGCCCGGCTCCGGGATGAATTTAGCATCCTCTACCAGGATGAGGACTTCCGACGGTTCTACCCGAGCCGGGGGCAACCCGCCCTTGCGCCGTGGCGGCTGGCTTTGATCACGATCTTCCAGTTCCTCGAGCACCTCAGCGATCGACAAGCCGCTGACGCTGTCCGGGCCCGGATCGACTGGAAGTACGCCCTGGGGCTCGAGCTGACTGATCCCGGGTTCCACTTCAGCGTGCTCACCGAATTTCGGGCCCGCCTTGTCGCCGGCCAAGCGGAGCATCTGCTGTTGGACACCATGCTCGAGCGGTTCAAGGCCCGCGGTCTGATCAAAGCGCGCGGCAAGCAACGCACCGACAGCACGCATGTGTTGGGGGCCGTGCATGACCTCCATCTTCTCGAACTTGTCGCTGAGACGCTGCGCGCCACTCTCGATGATCTGGCCGCCGTTGTTCCGGACTGGATTCGCGTGATCGCTCAGCCGGCGTGGTTCGAGCGCTATGCACATCGCATTGAGGACTATCGTCTGCCCAAGAGCCGGGAGAAGCGTGAAGCTCTCTCGCTGGAGATTGGCACGGACGGGTTCTTCCTGCTCGACGCCTTGGACGATGCGAGCGCACCGGCTGCGGCTCGAGCGGTGCCGATGGTGCAGACGCTGCGCGACGTGTGGCGGGTGCATTACGCACGGGACGATGGGCGGCCGCGCTGGCGGGCGGGAGCGGAACTGCCACCGGTCGGCGAACGGCTGCAGTCGCCCTATGATCCCGAGATGCATTACTGCACAAAGCGTCAGATGGAGTGGTCCGGCTACAAGGTCCACGTCACCGAGACCTGCGATGACGATGCCGCGCACCTGATCACGCACGTCAAGACCTGCCCGGCCATGGAGCAGGACATGACGAGCACGGCCGAGATCCATGCGTGCCTGGCCGCCAAAGGCCTCCTCCCTTCTGAGCATTACGTGGACTCGGCCTACATTGATGCGGCCTTGTTGGTCAGCAGCCGGCGGGACCACGGGATCTCGCTCGAGGGGCCGGTGCGGGGCGTATCGTCCTGGCAGGCCCGCACGGGACAGGGATATGATCTGCCCAACTTCGTGATCGACTGGGAGCGCGAACAAGTAACCTGCCCACAGGGTAAGGTCTCCGTGACGTGGCGCGTCGCGCGCAGAGAGGATGGAAGCCCGCGCATCAATGCCGTGTTCAGCCGCTCTGATTGTGGAGCCTGCGTCGTCAGAGCGCTGTGCACGCCCGCGAAGGAAGCCCGCCGCGCCGTCTACTTCCACACGCGCCAGGAGTACGAGGCATTGAATGCAGCCCGATCCCGGATGCACGATCCCACATGGAAGGAGCGGTATCATATCCGGGCTGGCGTCGAGGGCACTCTCTCACAGGGTGTGCGGGTATTCGGAATGCGCCGGAGCCGGTATATCGGGCTCCTGAAGACCGGCCTCCAGGAAGTGTGTTCGGCGGCTGCGATGAACGTCTTGCGGGTCGTACACTGGTTGGACGGATGGCCGCGCACCAAGACGCGCGTGACCCGCTTTGCTGCGTTGGCGCCAGCCCTCTGA
- a CDS encoding type IV toxin-antitoxin system AbiEi family antitoxin domain-containing protein, translating into MPHRKSPGLKALLDRLPPGFVTDAAWLKHQGVDPRSIHEYVERGWLERVTHGVYRRPPPMQTSTTSETDWQAVLLSLQWILAKDVHLGGLSALEARGHTHYLSLSGPSRVYLYGDVPSWLRRMPIDTQLVVRTRSLFGADTQGIESTDQPSRQGSDAEGGPMLSPWRWPMRLSSPERAILEALDELPNHESFHNIDMIFQGLTNLRPRRLTSLLQACRSVKVKRLFFVFADKHKHAWLNHVDKAVVDLGSGPRVLTKGGKLHPDYQIYVPADLAPAVKRGDEAYA; encoded by the coding sequence ATGCCTCATCGAAAATCGCCTGGATTAAAAGCTCTCTTAGATCGCCTGCCCCCCGGCTTCGTGACGGACGCCGCTTGGCTCAAGCATCAAGGCGTCGATCCCCGATCGATCCACGAATACGTGGAACGTGGGTGGCTCGAACGGGTGACACACGGCGTGTACCGCCGCCCTCCGCCCATGCAGACAAGCACGACATCCGAGACGGATTGGCAAGCCGTCCTTCTCTCACTGCAATGGATCCTGGCAAAAGATGTCCATCTCGGTGGACTGAGCGCCCTCGAGGCCCGCGGACACACCCATTACCTGTCACTCAGTGGGCCAAGCCGCGTCTACCTTTACGGCGATGTGCCGTCCTGGCTCCGACGGATGCCGATCGACACACAACTCGTGGTAAGGACCCGATCCCTGTTTGGCGCCGATACACAGGGGATCGAGAGCACCGACCAGCCATCTAGGCAAGGATCCGATGCCGAAGGCGGACCGATGCTGAGCCCTTGGCGATGGCCGATGCGGCTTTCGTCTCCTGAGCGGGCGATCCTCGAGGCCCTCGACGAGCTGCCCAATCATGAGAGCTTCCACAACATCGACATGATATTCCAGGGTCTCACCAATCTCCGGCCGCGCCGGCTGACGTCCCTCCTGCAAGCCTGCCGGAGCGTCAAGGTTAAACGCCTATTCTTCGTATTCGCCGACAAGCACAAGCACGCCTGGCTCAATCACGTTGACAAGGCGGTCGTCGATTTGGGATCGGGCCCCCGGGTATTGACCAAGGGAGGCAAGCTGCATCCCGACTACCAGATCTATGTCCCGGCAGACTTGGCCCCCGCGGTGAAGAGGGGAGATGAGGCGTATGCATAG
- a CDS encoding EcsC family protein, producing MSQELRRQEPLPASAGNVATPEIALSEEDRAALRQAVRALEGPSYIGRLSALAGRPIELLGQALPQVASDMISKATQAALTRALRYALRTIPKEGRDPETRAHKALAILSGAMGGALGVSAVLVELPISTAIMLRSIARIAQSEGEDLEHPETALACLQVFALGGHTGSGNAHEAGYFAVRAAMAKSVTRALQQIAGRGVVDESASAIVRLLAQIGSRFGVVVSQKVAAQAVPIVGAIGGAAVNAAFIDHFQTLARGHFIVRRLERTYGKGTVRRAYDQTRVSEGL from the coding sequence ATGAGCCAGGAACTTCGCCGCCAGGAACCGCTTCCGGCATCCGCAGGCAACGTCGCAACTCCGGAGATCGCCCTGTCTGAGGAGGACCGCGCGGCCTTAAGACAGGCCGTCCGCGCGCTGGAGGGGCCAAGCTACATCGGCCGACTGTCGGCCTTGGCCGGGCGGCCGATCGAGCTGCTCGGGCAGGCTCTTCCCCAGGTCGCATCCGACATGATCTCGAAAGCCACGCAGGCGGCGCTCACCCGAGCACTGCGCTATGCGCTCCGGACGATCCCAAAGGAGGGCAGGGATCCGGAAACCCGCGCTCACAAGGCTCTTGCGATCCTGTCGGGCGCCATGGGTGGAGCGCTGGGCGTATCAGCCGTCCTGGTGGAGCTCCCGATCTCGACGGCGATCATGCTGCGGTCGATTGCCCGGATCGCCCAGAGCGAGGGTGAGGATCTCGAACATCCCGAGACGGCACTGGCCTGCCTCCAGGTCTTCGCTCTGGGCGGACACACCGGCTCGGGCAACGCGCATGAAGCCGGCTACTTCGCGGTACGGGCGGCAATGGCGAAGTCCGTCACTCGTGCCCTGCAGCAGATAGCCGGGCGTGGGGTCGTGGACGAGAGCGCCTCGGCCATCGTGCGCCTGCTGGCCCAGATCGGCTCACGGTTCGGCGTAGTGGTCTCGCAGAAGGTCGCGGCCCAGGCCGTTCCGATTGTCGGGGCGATCGGCGGCGCGGCGGTCAACGCCGCCTTCATCGACCATTTTCAGACGCTCGCCCGTGGACATTTCATCGTGCGTCGCCTGGAGCGGACCTACGGCAAGGGAACGGTGCGCCGGGCTTACGACCAGACTCGGGTGAGCGAGGGCCTCTAA
- a CDS encoding DUF6894 family protein, giving the protein MARYYFDVRNGKPPVHDDDGAEFDNLDAAVQAAARSAAEIGTSRLAGGDFSDVVIEVRDEQNQRVATVTASMRIERHGSSYQGPHSWSA; this is encoded by the coding sequence GTGGCCCGTTACTATTTCGATGTCCGAAACGGGAAGCCGCCCGTGCACGATGACGACGGCGCAGAGTTCGACAACCTCGATGCGGCTGTGCAGGCGGCAGCCCGCTCGGCGGCTGAGATCGGCACGAGCCGGCTGGCAGGAGGCGATTTCAGCGATGTCGTGATTGAGGTGCGGGACGAGCAGAACCAGCGTGTCGCCACTGTAACGGCGTCGATGCGGATCGAGCGGCACGGCTCATCCTATCAGGGACCGCATTCCTGGAGTGCGTAA
- a CDS encoding response regulator, giving the protein MTPILSPWTRSEPKKNPAPKSLRERVLVVEDELIIGEIATEVLRDAGYEVFTAASAEEAEIILREMSVDVLFTDIDLGGQDGFELAQAALSLQPLVSIVLTSGRSRICHGMCEKVGVPFLAKPYRLTEMVETIDRALKAAPPQ; this is encoded by the coding sequence ATGACACCGATCCTGTCCCCGTGGACCCGCTCCGAACCGAAGAAGAACCCAGCCCCGAAGTCCCTGCGCGAGCGTGTTCTCGTCGTGGAGGACGAGTTGATCATCGGTGAGATCGCGACTGAGGTCCTGAGGGACGCAGGCTACGAGGTCTTCACAGCGGCCAGCGCGGAAGAGGCCGAGATTATTCTGAGAGAAATGTCAGTGGATGTTCTGTTTACTGACATCGATCTGGGCGGTCAGGACGGCTTTGAGCTGGCGCAGGCTGCCTTGTCTCTCCAACCGCTCGTGTCGATTGTCTTGACCTCGGGCCGCTCGCGGATCTGCCATGGGATGTGCGAGAAAGTGGGAGTGCCTTTCCTCGCCAAGCCTTACCGCCTTACGGAGATGGTAGAGACGATCGACCGAGCCTTGAAAGCAGCCCCGCCACAGTAA
- a CDS encoding GcrA family cell cycle regulator, producing the protein MELSQALIVLHSGPVLDVGAMPEISEPSPQTRTTLVKLQARQCRFIVSDDQSKAIFCGSETQEGSSWCPWHRRLVYTKPFMAGSGAGKRAT; encoded by the coding sequence ATGGAACTCTCGCAGGCCCTCATCGTGTTGCACTCTGGTCCTGTACTGGATGTCGGAGCCATGCCTGAGATCAGCGAACCGTCCCCGCAGACCCGAACCACCCTGGTCAAGCTCCAGGCCCGGCAATGCCGCTTCATTGTCTCGGACGATCAATCGAAAGCGATCTTCTGCGGAAGTGAGACACAGGAGGGATCGAGCTGGTGCCCTTGGCACCGGCGCCTGGTCTACACAAAGCCTTTCATGGCTGGATCTGGTGCCGGGAAACGCGCGACATGA